One window of the Lytechinus pictus isolate F3 Inbred chromosome 5, Lp3.0, whole genome shotgun sequence genome contains the following:
- the LOC129262491 gene encoding scavenger receptor cysteine-rich type 1 protein M130-like, which translates to MENTCTSIFWCTICFTLWPRFIQAQREGDVRLMNGGQSSRGRVEVYDGERWTTVCDDYWDNVDAMVVCRQLGYDPGGAIAQYSAVYGMGTGYISLDNVQCFGQEEKLVHCPSSSRPSNCKHSEDAGVDCVPKDGDVRLVGGSSRSEGRVEIFHDRQWGTICDSRWDEDDASVVCHQVGFPSDHVTAVSNAYFGRGRQRVVLGNVGCSGSESSLLSCSSEWYPSSCFHSDDAGVICGESQSTSSSSTSSVLVGCLSFASIVLLILMVAIVIHFKRGKKLACPSGMRHMAENIRNPFAFQGESRNASQAHQEESELTPHHLPPEYPLTVHLDHHRPSYVDGPPINVTNISVNVNSDNRQIFLFPSDLTSPPPYSPSTTDARSSVSSGLMISPPPYSPSSEQQPPIAEENIDQRNTQGGILILNGSPEQSGLTIQPVQSPVCGTFPPPYDDHLSNHSITSTDDHNSDHTPSSPQHRASIISSNGQLSPAAIEPPPYSPWSVSTFV; encoded by the exons ATGGAGAATACGTGTACAAGTATATTTTGGTGCACCATTTGCTTCACTTTGTGGCCTCGATTCATTCAAGCCC AGCGAGAAGGCGACGTCAGGCTGATGAATGGTGGTCAATCATCTCGAGGTCGAGTGGAGGTCTACGATGGCGAACGATGGACAACGGTCTGTGATGATTACTGGGACAATGTAGATGCTATGGTTGTTTGTCGACAGCTCGGTTATGACCCGGGTGGAGCTATCGCCCAGTATTCAGCCGTCTATGGCATGGGAACTGGGTATATATCACTTGATAATGTACAGTGTTTCGGCCAAGAAGAAAAGTTGGTACATTGTCCAAGCTCGTCCAGGCCGAGCAATTGTAAACACTCTGAAGATGCTGGAGTTGACTGTG TTCCAAAGGATGGAGATGTACGGCTGGTGGGAGGTTCATCGCGCAGTGAAGGCCGTGTAGAGATATTCCACGATCGGCAATGGGGTACAATCTGCGATTCAAGATGGGACGAAGATGATGCTTCGGTTGTCTGTCATCAGGTCGGCTTCCCAAGCGATCACGTGACAGCTGTTTCTAACGCCTATTTTGGACGAGGGAGACAGAGAGTTGTCCTGGGTAACGTCGGTTGCTCAGGAAGCGAGTCCAGTCTGTTATCATGTTCGAGTGAATGGTATCCTAGTTCCTGCTTCCATTCCGATGATGCTGGTGTCATATGCG GCGAAAGTCaatcaacatcgtcatcatcgacatcatcaGTGCTGGTTGGGTGCCTGTCCTTTGCCAGCATTGTCCTACTCATCTTGATGGTTGCCATCGTCATACACTTCAAACGTGGCAAGAAATTAGCATGTCCTTCTGGGATGAGGCATATGGCTGAAAACATAAGAAACCCATTTGCCTTCCAAGGCGAGTCAAGGAACGCATCCCAAGCCCACCAGGAAGAGAGTGAACTAACGCCACATCACCTTCCTCCAGAATACCCACTGACGGTTCACCTTGATCACCACCGTCCTTCATATGTCGATGGTCCACCAATCAACGTGACAAACATTTCTGTGAATGTGAACTCTGACAATCGGCAGATTTTTCTCTTCCCTTCGGATCTAACTTCACCACCGCCGTACAGTCCTTCCACCACTGATGCTAGAAGTAGTGTGTCTTCAGGCCTGATGATATCGCCCCCGCCTTACAGTCCGTCCAGCGAGCAACAACCACCTATTGCAGAAGAAAACATTGACCAAAGGAACACACAAGGAGGCATATTAATTTTGAATGGGAGTCCCGAACAAAGTGGGTTGACCATCCAACCAGTTCAATCTCCTGTCTGTGGTACCTTTCCACCACCGTATGATGATCATTTATCCAACCACTCCATTACATCAACTGACGATCACAATAGCGACCACACCCCATCATCTCCTCAGCACAGAGCTTCAATAATCTCTAGCAATGGACAACTCTCTCCAGCAGCCATTGAACCGCCTCCATATTCCCCATGGAGTGTTAGTACATTTGTATGA